One segment of Tamlana crocina DNA contains the following:
- the rpsN gene encoding 30S ribosomal protein S14: protein MAKESMKAREVKRAKTVAKYAAKRKALKEAGDYEALQKLPKNASPIRQHNRCKLTGRPKGYMRTFGISRVTFREMANQGLIPGVKKASW, encoded by the coding sequence ATGGCTAAAGAATCAATGAAAGCCCGTGAGGTAAAAAGAGCTAAAACAGTAGCCAAGTACGCTGCTAAACGCAAAGCTTTAAAGGAAGCAGGCGATTACGAAGCATTACAAAAGCTGCCTAAAAACGCATCTCCTATCCGTCAGCATAATAGATGTAAGTTAACCGGAAGACCAAAAGGATACATGCGTACCTTTGGTATCTCTCGTGTAACGTTCAGGGAAATGGCAAACCAAGGTCTTATCCCAGGAGTAAAAAAAGCAAGTTGGTAA
- the rplE gene encoding 50S ribosomal protein L5 produces MAYSPRLKEEYKSRVIAALTDEFGYNNVMQVPKLEKIVISKGVGAAVADKKLIDYAVEELTTISGQKAVATISKKDVASFKLRKGMPIGAKVTLRGERMYEFLDRLVTSALPRVRDFNGIKATGFDGRGNYNLGVTEQIIFPEINIDKVNKISGMDITFVTSAETDKEAKSLLTELGLPFQKN; encoded by the coding sequence ATGGCATATTCACCAAGACTTAAAGAAGAGTATAAAAGCAGAGTAATTGCAGCTCTTACAGACGAATTTGGATATAATAATGTAATGCAGGTTCCTAAACTGGAAAAGATAGTAATATCTAAAGGTGTGGGTGCTGCCGTTGCAGACAAAAAGTTGATTGACTACGCAGTAGAGGAATTGACTACTATATCTGGACAAAAAGCCGTAGCAACGATATCTAAAAAAGACGTTGCATCTTTCAAACTTCGTAAAGGGATGCCAATTGGGGCAAAAGTAACTTTACGTGGCGAAAGAATGTACGAATTCTTAGATCGTTTAGTAACTTCTGCACTTCCACGTGTAAGAGATTTTAATGGAATTAAGGCTACAGGATTCGACGGAAGAGGTAACTACAACCTAGGTGTTACCGAGCAAATCATCTTCCCAGAAATAAACATTGATAAAGTGAACAAAATTTCTGGAATGGATATTACATTTGTAACTTCAGCCGAGACTGATAAAGAAGCAAAATCATTATTAACTGAACTAGGATTACCTTTTCAAAAGAACTAA
- the rplX gene encoding 50S ribosomal protein L24 yields the protein MGKLKIKTGDTVKVIAGDHKGAEGKVQKVLIEKNKAIVEGVNLVKKHTKPSAQNPQGGIVEKEAAIHVSNLSLLTSKGEETRVGYRMEGDKKVRFSKKSNEVI from the coding sequence ATGGGAAAGCTTAAAATAAAAACTGGAGATACCGTAAAAGTAATTGCTGGAGACCACAAAGGGGCCGAAGGTAAAGTACAAAAGGTGTTAATAGAGAAGAACAAAGCGATTGTTGAGGGCGTAAACTTAGTGAAAAAACACACTAAGCCAAGTGCTCAAAATCCTCAAGGAGGAATCGTAGAGAAAGAAGCCGCTATTCACGTATCTAACTTGTCGTTATTGACCTCCAAAGGTGAAGAAACAAGAGTAGGCTACAGAATGGAAGGCGATAAAAAAGTACGATTTTCTAAAAAATCTAATGAAGTAATATAG
- the rplN gene encoding 50S ribosomal protein L14 codes for MVQQESRLKVADNTGAKEVLTIRVLGGTKRRYASVGDKIVVSVKDATPNGNIKKGAVSTAVVVRTVKEVRRPDGSYIRFDDNACVLLNPQGEMRGTRVFGPVARELRDKQFMKIVSLAPEVL; via the coding sequence ATGGTACAACAAGAATCAAGACTTAAAGTAGCAGACAACACCGGAGCCAAAGAAGTATTAACCATACGTGTTCTAGGTGGTACTAAAAGAAGATACGCTTCTGTAGGGGACAAAATTGTAGTTTCAGTAAAAGACGCAACACCTAATGGAAACATTAAAAAAGGTGCTGTTTCAACTGCAGTGGTAGTGCGTACCGTTAAAGAAGTGCGACGTCCAGATGGATCTTATATCAGATTCGACGATAACGCATGTGTACTTTTAAACCCTCAAGGTGAAATGAGAGGCACACGTGTATTCGGACCAGTTGCAAGAGAGCTTCGTGATAAACAATTCATGAAGATTGTATCATTGGCACCAGAGGTGCTTTAA
- the rpsQ gene encoding 30S ribosomal protein S17, which yields METRKLRKERIGVVTSNKMQKSIVVSEVKKVKHPMYGKFVLKTKKYVAHDEKNDCNEGDTVRIMETRPLSKSKCWRLVEIIERAK from the coding sequence ATGGAAACAAGAAAGTTAAGAAAAGAACGTATAGGAGTTGTTACAAGTAACAAAATGCAGAAATCTATTGTGGTTTCTGAGGTGAAAAAAGTAAAGCACCCTATGTATGGTAAGTTCGTGTTGAAAACAAAAAAATATGTTGCACACGACGAGAAAAATGACTGCAACGAAGGAGATACTGTAAGGATCATGGAAACACGACCTTTAAGTAAATCTAAATGTTGGAGATTAGTTGAAATAATTGAAAGAGCGAAGTAA
- the rpmC gene encoding 50S ribosomal protein L29 — protein MKQSEIKELSVAELQEKLSETKKSYSDLKLAHAISPLENPIQLRNLRRSVARIATELTKRDSQ, from the coding sequence ATGAAACAATCAGAAATTAAAGAATTATCTGTAGCTGAGTTACAAGAAAAGCTTAGTGAAACTAAAAAGAGTTATTCAGACCTAAAATTGGCTCATGCAATTTCTCCTTTAGAAAATCCAATTCAATTGCGTAACCTACGCCGTAGCGTTGCCAGAATTGCGACGGAATTAACTAAAAGAGATTCACAATAA
- the rplP gene encoding 50S ribosomal protein L16 codes for MLQPKRTKFRKQQKGRMKGNAGRGNQLSSGTFGIKALDSVFITSRQIEAARIAATRYMKREGQLWIKIFPDKPITKKPLEVRMGKGKGAVELWVAVVKPGRVLFEVGGVPLDVAKEALRLAAQKLPVKTKFIIARDYEA; via the coding sequence ATGTTACAGCCTAAAAGAACAAAATTTCGTAAGCAGCAAAAAGGACGCATGAAAGGTAATGCCGGTAGAGGCAACCAACTTTCAAGCGGAACTTTTGGAATAAAAGCATTAGACTCAGTATTTATAACATCTCGTCAAATTGAAGCAGCACGTATAGCCGCTACACGTTACATGAAAAGAGAAGGGCAACTTTGGATCAAAATATTTCCAGACAAGCCTATCACAAAAAAGCCTCTTGAAGTACGTATGGGTAAAGGTAAAGGTGCCGTTGAGCTTTGGGTAGCTGTTGTAAAGCCAGGAAGAGTGCTTTTTGAAGTAGGTGGTGTGCCATTAGACGTAGCTAAAGAAGCATTGCGTCTAGCCGCACAAAAACTACCGGTAAAAACTAAGTTTATAATTGCTAGAGATTACGAAGCATAA
- the rpsC gene encoding 30S ribosomal protein S3, translating to MGQKTNPIGNRLGIIRGWESNWYGGNDYGDKLAEDDKIRKYVHARLSKASVSRVIIERTLKLVTVTITTARPGIIIGKGGQEVDKLKEELKKITGKEVQINIFEIKRPELDAFLVASSIARQIENRISYRRAIKMAIAATMRMNAEGIKIQISGRLNGAEMARSEHYKEGRIPLSTFRADIDYALVEAHTTYGRLGVKVWIMKGEVYGKRELSPLVGLSKKQGKGGAGRGGNKGPRRRK from the coding sequence ATGGGACAAAAAACAAATCCAATCGGAAATCGCTTAGGAATTATCAGAGGATGGGAATCTAACTGGTACGGAGGAAACGATTATGGCGATAAACTTGCCGAAGACGATAAGATTAGAAAATACGTTCACGCGCGTCTTTCTAAAGCTAGTGTAAGTAGAGTAATTATTGAAAGAACTTTAAAGCTTGTAACCGTTACTATCACTACGGCACGCCCAGGTATCATTATTGGTAAGGGAGGTCAAGAGGTAGACAAGTTGAAAGAGGAGCTTAAGAAAATTACCGGAAAAGAAGTTCAGATTAACATCTTTGAAATTAAAAGACCTGAACTGGATGCATTTTTAGTAGCATCAAGTATTGCCCGTCAAATTGAGAACAGAATCTCTTACCGTCGTGCAATCAAAATGGCTATCGCTGCTACAATGCGTATGAATGCTGAAGGAATAAAAATCCAGATCAGTGGTCGTTTAAATGGTGCTGAAATGGCACGTAGCGAGCACTACAAAGAAGGACGTATTCCTTTATCGACCTTTAGAGCCGATATTGACTATGCTTTAGTTGAGGCACACACTACTTACGGTAGGTTGGGTGTTAAAGTATGGATCATGAAAGGTGAAGTATACGGTAAAAGAGAGCTTTCTCCGCTTGTTGGATTGTCCAAAAAGCAAGGAAAAGGTGGAGCCGGACGTGGCGGAAACAAAGGGCCTCGTCGTAGAAAGTAA
- the rplV gene encoding 50S ribosomal protein L22, with translation MGSRKKQMADAIKEGKKQVAFAKLNNCPTSPRKMRLVADLVRGEKVEKALNILKFNQKEASARLEKLLLSAIANWQAKNEDADVESAELFVKEIRVDGGSMLKRLRPAPQGRAHRIRKRSNHVTLVVGANNNTQA, from the coding sequence ATGGGAAGTCGTAAAAAACAAATGGCAGACGCTATTAAGGAAGGTAAAAAGCAAGTGGCTTTTGCAAAACTTAATAATTGTCCTACATCACCAAGAAAAATGCGCTTAGTAGCCGATTTAGTAAGAGGTGAAAAGGTAGAGAAAGCACTTAATATCTTAAAGTTCAACCAAAAGGAAGCTTCAGCTCGTTTAGAGAAGTTGTTATTGTCGGCTATCGCTAACTGGCAAGCAAAAAATGAAGATGCCGATGTTGAATCTGCAGAATTATTTGTAAAGGAGATTAGAGTTGACGGAGGATCTATGTTAAAAAGATTGCGTCCAGCACCTCAAGGTCGTGCACACAGAATTAGAAAACGTTCTAACCACGTAACATTGGTGGTTGGTGCTAACAATAACACACAAGCTTAA
- the rpsS gene encoding 30S ribosomal protein S19 yields the protein MARSLKKGPYVHYKLEKKVAANVEANKKTVIKTWSRASMITPDFVGQTIAVHNGRQFVPVYVTENMVGHKLGEFSPTRSFRGHAGAKNKGKK from the coding sequence ATGGCAAGATCATTAAAAAAAGGACCTTACGTTCATTATAAATTAGAAAAGAAAGTTGCCGCTAATGTTGAGGCTAACAAAAAAACAGTAATCAAAACTTGGTCTCGTGCTAGTATGATTACTCCAGATTTCGTTGGACAAACAATAGCAGTGCATAATGGCCGTCAATTTGTTCCAGTTTACGTAACTGAAAACATGGTAGGTCATAAATTAGGAGAATTTTCACCAACACGTTCATTCCGTGGGCATGCCGGTGCTAAAAATAAAGGTAAAAAGTAG
- the rplB gene encoding 50S ribosomal protein L2, with translation MSVRKLKPITPGQRFRVVNGYDAITTDKPEKSLLVPNKRSGGRNSQGKMTMRYIGGGHKKKYRIIDFKRDKAGIPAEVKSIEYDPNRTAFIALVNYQDGEKRYVIAQNGLQVGQNIVSGKEGVAPEIGNAMPLSEIPLGTIISCVELRPGQGAVMARSAGAFAQLMARDGKFATIKLPSGETRMILGTCMATIGVVSNSDHQLIVGGKAGRTRWLGRRPRTRPVVMNPIDHPMGGGEGRSSGGHPRSRNGVPAKGYRTRSKTKASNKYIVERRKK, from the coding sequence ATGTCAGTAAGAAAATTAAAACCAATCACACCAGGACAGCGTTTTAGAGTAGTAAATGGGTATGACGCCATAACTACTGATAAGCCGGAAAAGAGCTTGCTCGTTCCGAATAAAAGGTCTGGTGGTAGAAACAGTCAAGGAAAAATGACCATGCGCTACATAGGTGGTGGTCATAAGAAGAAGTATCGTATTATCGATTTTAAAAGAGACAAAGCAGGAATTCCTGCCGAAGTAAAATCGATAGAATACGATCCAAACAGAACAGCTTTTATCGCTTTGGTAAACTACCAAGATGGCGAAAAGAGATATGTAATTGCTCAAAACGGATTGCAAGTAGGGCAAAACATTGTGTCTGGTAAGGAAGGCGTAGCACCAGAAATTGGTAACGCTATGCCATTAAGTGAAATTCCATTAGGAACCATTATTTCTTGTGTAGAATTACGTCCAGGACAAGGCGCTGTTATGGCACGTAGTGCTGGTGCTTTTGCACAATTAATGGCAAGAGACGGTAAGTTTGCTACTATAAAATTGCCTTCAGGTGAAACCAGAATGATTCTTGGAACTTGTATGGCTACTATCGGAGTTGTATCTAACTCAGATCACCAATTAATAGTAGGTGGTAAAGCAGGTAGAACAAGATGGTTAGGTAGAAGACCGCGAACTAGACCGGTGGTAATGAACCCGATTGATCACCCAATGGGTGGTGGTGAAGGACGTTCTTCAGGAGGTCACCCACGTTCAAGAAACGGTGTTCCAGCTAAAGGTTATAGAACACGTTCTAAAACAAAAGCGAGTAATAAGTATATTGTAGAACGTAGAAAGAAATAA
- the rplW gene encoding 50S ribosomal protein L23: MSILIKPIITEKATADSELKNCYWFSVNTKANKVEIKKAVEAAYGVSVEKVRTINVRPDRRTRYTKTGLQHGKTNAVKKAIVQLAEGEMIDLYSNM, from the coding sequence ATGAGTATCTTAATTAAACCTATAATCACAGAAAAAGCGACAGCTGATAGTGAGTTAAAAAACTGCTATTGGTTCTCAGTGAACACAAAGGCGAACAAGGTAGAAATCAAAAAAGCGGTTGAAGCTGCTTATGGTGTTTCTGTTGAAAAAGTTCGTACTATAAATGTCCGTCCAGATAGAAGAACCCGTTACACAAAAACAGGTCTTCAACATGGTAAAACAAATGCTGTTAAAAAGGCAATTGTACAACTGGCGGAAGGTGAAATGATTGATTTATACAGTAACATGTAA
- the rplD gene encoding 50S ribosomal protein L4: MKVAVLDINGKDTGRKADLSKDVFAIEPNNHAVYLDVKQYLANQRQGTHKSKERGEIAGSTRKIKKQKGTGTARAGSIKSGVFKGGGRMFGPRPRNYSFKLNKNLKRLARKSALSIKAGEQSITVLEDFNFDAPKTKNFTAVLKALELDNKKSLFVLGGSNNNVYLSSRNLKGSEVITASELSTYKIMNANQVVLLEGAIEGIETNLSK, encoded by the coding sequence ATGAAAGTAGCAGTTTTAGATATAAACGGAAAAGACACAGGTAGAAAGGCAGACCTTTCTAAAGATGTGTTTGCTATTGAGCCTAATAATCACGCCGTATATTTGGATGTTAAACAATATTTAGCAAACCAACGTCAAGGTACTCACAAATCGAAAGAAAGAGGAGAAATTGCCGGAAGTACGCGTAAAATTAAGAAGCAAAAAGGTACTGGTACAGCTCGTGCTGGTAGCATCAAGTCTGGAGTATTTAAAGGTGGTGGACGTATGTTTGGTCCAAGACCAAGAAACTATAGCTTCAAGCTTAACAAAAACCTTAAGCGTTTAGCACGTAAATCTGCATTAAGTATTAAGGCCGGAGAGCAATCAATTACAGTTTTAGAAGACTTTAATTTTGATGCTCCAAAAACCAAAAACTTTACTGCGGTACTGAAAGCCTTAGAGTTAGACAACAAAAAGTCTTTGTTTGTGTTGGGTGGGTCAAATAATAACGTATATTTGTCGTCGCGCAATTTAAAAGGTTCTGAAGTGATAACAGCTTCAGAATTAAGTACTTACAAGATTATGAATGCTAATCAAGTAGTGCTTTTAGAAGGTGCAATTGAAGGAATTGAAACAAACTTAAGTAAATAA
- the rplC gene encoding 50S ribosomal protein L3, whose protein sequence is MSGLIGKKIGMTSIFDENGKNIPCTVIEAGPCIVTQVRTEEVDGYEAVQLGFDDATEKSATKADIGHAKKAGTSVKRKIVEFKGFDEEYKLGDSITVDHFVEGEFVDVSGISKGKGFQGVVKRHGFGGVGQATHGQHNRLRAPGSIGAASYPARVFKGMKMAGRMGGEKVKVENLRVLKVVAEKNLLVVKGCVPGHKNSYVIIRK, encoded by the coding sequence ATGTCTGGGTTAATTGGAAAAAAAATCGGTATGACCAGCATCTTTGATGAAAACGGGAAAAACATTCCTTGTACAGTAATCGAAGCAGGTCCATGTATCGTTACCCAAGTCAGAACTGAAGAGGTTGACGGCTACGAAGCTGTTCAATTAGGTTTCGATGACGCGACAGAAAAAAGCGCTACAAAGGCAGACATCGGTCATGCTAAAAAAGCGGGTACTTCTGTAAAGCGTAAAATCGTTGAGTTCAAAGGTTTTGATGAGGAGTACAAATTAGGAGATTCTATCACTGTAGATCACTTTGTTGAAGGTGAATTTGTTGATGTGTCTGGTATTTCAAAAGGAAAAGGATTCCAAGGTGTTGTAAAGCGTCATGGTTTCGGTGGTGTAGGTCAAGCTACCCACGGTCAGCACAACCGTTTAAGAGCGCCAGGTTCTATTGGAGCCGCTTCTTATCCTGCTAGAGTATTCAAAGGCATGAAAATGGCCGGAAGAATGGGTGGTGAAAAAGTGAAAGTTGAAAATTTAAGAGTATTGAAAGTAGTTGCTGAAAAGAACTTACTTGTTGTAAAAGGTTGTGTGCCTGGACACAAAAACTCTTATGTAATTATTAGAAAGTAA
- the rpsJ gene encoding 30S ribosomal protein S10, which produces MSQKIRIKLKSYDHNLVDKSADKIVKTVKSTGAVVTGPIPLPTHKKIFTVLRSPHVNKKSREQFQLSSYKRLMDIYSSSSKTIDALMKLELPSGVEVEIKV; this is translated from the coding sequence ATGAGTCAAAAAATCAGAATAAAATTAAAATCTTACGATCACAACTTGGTTGATAAATCGGCCGATAAGATTGTAAAAACAGTAAAAAGTACTGGTGCTGTTGTAACTGGACCAATTCCTTTACCAACACACAAAAAAATCTTTACTGTATTACGTTCTCCACACGTAAACAAGAAGTCAAGAGAGCAATTCCAATTATCTTCTTATAAAAGATTAATGGATATCTACTCTTCATCATCAAAAACAATTGATGCCTTGATGAAGCTTGAGTTGCCAAGTGGTGTTGAAGTAGAGATTAAGGTTTAA
- the fusA gene encoding elongation factor G yields the protein MARDLKYTRNIGIAAHIDAGKTTTTERILYYTGVSHKIGEVHDGAATMDWMEQEQERGITITSAATTCTWKFPMENAQPLPDTKDYHFNIIDTPGHVDFTVEVNRSLRVLDGLVFLFSAVDGVEPQSETNWRLADNYKVPRIGFVNKMDRQGSNFLAVCQQVKDMLKSNAVPIVLNIGDEADFKGIVDLVKNRAVVWHDETQGATFDVVEIPDDMKEEARKYRALLIEEVATYDENLLEKFMEDEDSITEDEVHAALRAAVMDMAIIPMICGSSFKNKGVQFLLDAVCRYLPSPLDRDNIVGTNPDTGAEETRKPDANAPFSALAFKIATDPFVGRLAFFRAYSGHLDAGSYVMNNRSGKKERISRIYQMHSNKQNAIEFIEAGDIGAAVGFKDIKTGDTLSDEKHPIVLESMEFPDPVIGIAVEPKTKADVDKLGMALAKLAEEDPTFTARTDEASGQTIISGMGELHLDIIVDRLKREFKVEVNQGQPQVEYKEAITQRAEHREVYKKQSGGRGKFADIVFTIEPADEGKDGLEFISEIKGGNVPKEFIPSIEKGFQMAMVNGPLAGYEVDSMKVTLTDGSYHDVDSDQLSFELAAKLGFKAAAKAAKAVIMEPMMKLEVITPEENMGDIVGDLNRRRGQVSDMSDRAGAKAVKAIVPLSEMFGYVTTLRTLSSGRATSTMEFSHYAETPSNISEEVIKAAKGVEA from the coding sequence ATGGCAAGAGATTTAAAATATACAAGAAATATAGGTATTGCAGCTCATATTGATGCTGGTAAAACAACAACTACAGAGCGTATACTTTATTATACTGGTGTTAGTCATAAAATTGGTGAGGTGCACGATGGTGCTGCAACCATGGACTGGATGGAGCAAGAGCAAGAGCGTGGTATTACCATTACTTCTGCAGCTACAACTTGTACTTGGAAGTTCCCTATGGAAAACGCGCAGCCGTTACCAGATACCAAAGACTATCACTTTAATATTATCGATACTCCGGGCCACGTGGATTTTACCGTAGAGGTGAACCGTTCTTTACGTGTGTTGGATGGTTTAGTATTCTTGTTTAGTGCGGTTGATGGTGTAGAGCCACAATCTGAAACTAACTGGAGACTTGCTGATAACTACAAAGTGCCACGTATTGGTTTCGTAAACAAAATGGACCGTCAAGGTTCTAACTTCTTGGCAGTATGTCAGCAAGTTAAAGATATGTTGAAATCTAACGCTGTGCCAATTGTGTTGAATATTGGTGATGAGGCAGATTTTAAAGGTATCGTAGATTTAGTAAAAAACAGAGCTGTAGTTTGGCATGACGAAACTCAAGGGGCTACCTTTGATGTTGTTGAGATTCCAGACGATATGAAGGAAGAAGCTCGTAAGTACCGTGCGCTTTTAATTGAAGAAGTTGCGACTTACGACGAAAACCTTCTTGAGAAGTTCATGGAAGATGAGGATTCAATCACAGAAGACGAAGTGCACGCTGCACTTAGAGCTGCTGTAATGGATATGGCTATCATTCCAATGATTTGTGGTTCTTCATTTAAAAACAAAGGGGTGCAGTTCTTATTGGATGCTGTATGTCGTTACTTGCCTTCTCCATTAGATAGAGATAACATTGTAGGTACAAACCCAGATACTGGCGCAGAGGAAACTCGTAAGCCAGATGCAAATGCGCCATTTTCTGCATTGGCATTTAAAATTGCTACCGATCCTTTCGTTGGTCGTTTAGCATTCTTCCGTGCGTATTCTGGTCATTTAGATGCTGGTTCTTACGTAATGAACAACCGTTCAGGTAAAAAAGAGCGTATCTCTCGTATTTACCAAATGCACTCTAACAAGCAAAACGCTATCGAGTTTATCGAAGCTGGTGATATTGGTGCAGCAGTTGGATTTAAAGATATCAAAACTGGTGATACTTTATCAGATGAAAAGCATCCTATTGTTTTGGAATCAATGGAATTCCCTGATCCAGTAATTGGTATCGCGGTAGAGCCTAAAACAAAGGCAGACGTTGATAAATTGGGTATGGCTTTGGCTAAATTGGCAGAAGAAGATCCAACATTTACAGCAAGAACAGACGAAGCTTCCGGACAGACTATTATTTCTGGAATGGGTGAGCTTCACTTAGATATTATTGTTGACCGTCTTAAGCGTGAGTTCAAGGTAGAGGTTAACCAAGGTCAGCCTCAAGTAGAGTACAAAGAAGCCATTACACAACGTGCAGAGCACAGAGAGGTTTACAAAAAGCAATCTGGTGGTCGTGGTAAATTCGCCGATATTGTATTTACTATTGAGCCTGCTGACGAAGGTAAGGATGGATTAGAGTTTATTTCTGAGATTAAAGGTGGTAACGTTCCTAAAGAATTTATCCCTTCAATTGAAAAAGGTTTCCAAATGGCTATGGTAAATGGTCCGTTGGCAGGTTATGAAGTAGATTCTATGAAAGTAACTTTAACTGATGGTTCTTACCACGATGTGGATTCTGATCAGTTGTCTTTCGAATTAGCTGCAAAACTAGGTTTTAAAGCTGCTGCAAAAGCTGCTAAAGCCGTAATTATGGAGCCTATGATGAAATTGGAGGTTATTACTCCAGAAGAAAACATGGGTGATATTGTAGGTGATTTGAACAGAAGAAGAGGTCAAGTAAGTGACATGAGCGACAGAGCTGGAGCAAAAGCCGTTAAAGCTATTGTACCGTTGTCAGAAATGTTCGGTTATGTAACTACATTAAGAACACTATCATCTGGTCGTGCAACGTCAACTATGGAATTTTCACATTACGCTGAAACACCTTCAAATATTTCTGAAGAAGTGATTAAGGCAGCTAAAGGTGTTGAAGCTTAA
- the rpsG gene encoding 30S ribosomal protein S7: protein MRKRAAKKRPLLPDPRFNDQLVTRFVNMMMWDGKKSVAFKVFYDAIDIVDSKKTDEEKTALELWKDALSNVMPHVEVRSRRVGGATFQIPMQIRPDRKVSTAMKWLIGYARKRNEKSMALRLASEILAAAKEEGAAVKKRVDTHKMAEANKAFSHFRF, encoded by the coding sequence ATGAGAAAAAGAGCAGCAAAAAAGAGACCGCTTTTACCGGATCCACGTTTTAACGACCAGTTAGTAACGCGTTTCGTTAACATGATGATGTGGGATGGTAAAAAGTCTGTAGCTTTTAAAGTATTCTACGATGCTATTGATATTGTAGATTCAAAGAAAACTGACGAAGAAAAAACAGCTTTAGAGCTTTGGAAAGATGCCCTTTCTAATGTGATGCCTCACGTAGAAGTACGTAGCCGTCGTGTTGGTGGTGCAACATTCCAGATCCCGATGCAAATTCGTCCAGATAGAAAAGTTTCAACTGCCATGAAGTGGTTGATTGGCTATGCAAGAAAACGTAACGAAAAATCTATGGCGTTGCGTTTGGCTTCAGAAATTTTAGCAGCAGCTAAAGAAGAAGGAGCAGCAGTTAAGAAACGTGTAGATACTCATAAAATGGCAGAAGCCAATAAAGCATTCTCACACTTTAGATTCTAA
- the rpsL gene encoding 30S ribosomal protein S12: MPTISQLVRKGRAKITKKSKSAALDSCPQRRGVCTRVYTTTPKKPNSAMRKVARVRLTNGNEVNAYIGGEGHNLQEHSIVLVRGGRVKDLPGVRYHIVRGALDTAGVNGRTQRRSKYGAKRPKK; encoded by the coding sequence ATGCCAACAATTTCGCAATTAGTAAGAAAAGGAAGAGCCAAAATAACCAAGAAGAGTAAATCGGCTGCTTTGGATTCTTGTCCGCAAAGACGTGGTGTATGTACTCGTGTTTACACAACAACCCCTAAAAAACCTAACTCAGCAATGCGTAAGGTGGCAAGGGTGCGTTTAACAAATGGAAACGAGGTTAACGCATACATTGGCGGTGAAGGACATAATTTACAAGAGCACTCGATAGTATTGGTTAGAGGCGGAAGGGTAAAAGATTTACCAGGTGTTAGATATCACATTGTGCGTGGCGCGCTTGATACCGCAGGTGTTAACGGCCGTACGCAACGTCGATCTAAGTATGGTGCAAAACGCCCTAAAAAGTAA